A genomic stretch from Empedobacter stercoris includes:
- a CDS encoding MBOAT family O-acyltransferase — protein sequence MLFNSISFAIFLPIVFALYWLLRKSFKLQNILLLIASYYFYGCWDWRFMFLLGFSTLLDYYSGIKIEEATSQNLKKIWLTISIGINLGFLGFFKYYNFFADSFAEMLNGFGLNVHPWTLQIILPVGISFYTFHGLSYIIDIYYNRIKAERNIVDYSVFVSFFPLLVAGPIERATHLLPQIKKTRVFNYSQAVDGMRQILWGLFKKMVIADNCAIYANEIFSNPESQSGSNLVLGAIFFAFQIYGDFSGYSDIALGVARLFGIELLKNFNYPYFSRDIAEFWRRWHISLSTWFRDYLYIPLGGSRGGNWMRVRNTFIIFIVSGFWHGANWTFIFWGFLNALFIMPSILLKTNRTNLEIVAQDRFFPTFRELFNMMLTFALTVLAWIFFRANSITHAFEYIGGIFNQSLFTFPTLRKSALATLFLVVFLLLTEWMGRRNNYGIEKLLLEKPRWVRWSFYAFVLMLIGLFLQTEESPFIYFQF from the coding sequence ATGCTATTTAATTCTATTTCTTTTGCTATTTTTTTACCTATCGTATTTGCACTGTATTGGTTACTAAGAAAGAGTTTTAAACTCCAGAATATATTACTTTTAATTGCAAGTTATTATTTCTACGGATGCTGGGATTGGCGTTTCATGTTTTTGTTAGGCTTTTCGACATTATTAGATTACTATTCGGGAATAAAAATAGAAGAAGCTACCTCGCAAAATTTAAAAAAGATTTGGCTTACCATTAGTATTGGAATCAATTTAGGTTTTCTTGGATTCTTTAAATATTATAATTTCTTTGCAGATTCTTTTGCAGAAATGTTAAATGGTTTTGGACTGAATGTGCACCCATGGACTTTGCAAATCATATTACCTGTGGGAATTTCTTTTTATACATTTCATGGGTTATCATATATTATTGATATTTATTATAACCGAATAAAAGCTGAACGTAATATTGTTGATTATTCGGTGTTTGTTAGCTTTTTTCCGTTGTTAGTAGCAGGACCTATAGAAAGAGCAACGCATCTTTTGCCTCAAATCAAAAAAACAAGGGTATTTAATTATTCGCAAGCAGTAGACGGAATGCGTCAAATACTTTGGGGATTATTTAAAAAAATGGTCATTGCAGATAACTGTGCAATTTATGCGAATGAAATATTCTCTAATCCAGAATCGCAATCGGGATCTAATTTAGTTTTAGGCGCAATATTTTTTGCCTTTCAGATTTATGGCGATTTTTCTGGCTATTCAGATATTGCATTAGGAGTTGCTCGTTTGTTTGGAATAGAACTTTTAAAGAATTTTAATTACCCCTATTTTTCAAGGGATATTGCAGAGTTTTGGAGAAGATGGCATATTTCATTATCAACATGGTTTCGTGATTATTTGTATATTCCATTAGGAGGAAGCCGAGGAGGAAACTGGATGCGTGTAAGAAATACATTTATCATTTTTATCGTAAGTGGATTTTGGCACGGTGCCAATTGGACATTTATATTCTGGGGATTTCTAAATGCACTGTTTATAATGCCTTCAATTTTATTAAAAACAAATCGTACTAATTTAGAAATCGTAGCACAAGACAGATTTTTCCCTACGTTTAGAGAACTATTCAACATGATGTTGACATTTGCTTTAACCGTTTTAGCTTGGATATTTTTCCGAGCGAATTCTATTACCCACGCTTTTGAATATATTGGAGGAATTTTTAATCAATCTTTGTTTACCTTTCCAACATTGCGTAAAAGTGCTTTAGCAACGCTATTTTTAGTTGTTTTCTTATTGTTAACGGAGTGGATGGGGAGAAGAAATAATTATGGAATAGAAAAATTACTGCTTGAAAAACCAAGATGGGTTAGGTGGAGTTTTTATGCTTTTGTCCTTATGTTAATAGGTTTGTTTCTACAAACAGAAGAAAGTCCTTTTATTTATTTTCAATTTTAA
- a CDS encoding glycosyltransferase family A protein, giving the protein MNEVKITIITPSYNRAHTLPRVYDSLKNQTFKDFKWIIMDDGSTDNTKEIVEHFKTEGLIDIEYFWNENQHKFITVFEGIKKVTSPYFMIVDSDDSYPIDSLQLLFDEVEQIQNQEEFISVMGLSQFEDGRIVGHEYPNNGFDGSIFDMRYKYKVRGDKFGIFITKTYQQLLINFDYSIYQGKGYIPQAVFFNTYDANGVKTRFVNKVVRNYHLDEADEHSVSNTRWTGKNTFGLMEGYKSFLNSYGTKLFHYPKTLIRNLVGYQIYAMINHRNLSEINKELKHFNMLSILIYPLSFVYYKLK; this is encoded by the coding sequence ATGAACGAGGTTAAAATAACGATTATTACACCTTCGTATAATCGTGCGCATACATTGCCTCGTGTGTATGATTCGTTGAAAAATCAAACGTTCAAAGATTTCAAATGGATCATTATGGATGATGGGTCTACGGATAACACCAAAGAAATTGTTGAGCACTTCAAAACTGAAGGTTTAATAGATATAGAATATTTTTGGAACGAAAATCAACATAAGTTTATTACGGTTTTTGAAGGAATCAAGAAAGTAACTTCACCTTATTTCATGATTGTTGATTCGGACGACTCTTATCCCATAGATTCGTTACAACTATTATTTGATGAAGTTGAACAAATTCAGAATCAAGAGGAGTTTATATCCGTGATGGGATTATCTCAGTTTGAAGACGGAAGAATAGTTGGTCACGAGTATCCAAATAATGGGTTTGATGGTTCTATATTTGATATGCGTTACAAGTACAAAGTACGTGGTGATAAATTTGGGATTTTTATCACAAAGACTTATCAACAATTGTTGATAAACTTCGATTATTCAATTTATCAAGGGAAAGGTTACATTCCGCAAGCGGTATTCTTCAATACCTATGATGCAAATGGAGTGAAAACAAGGTTTGTGAATAAAGTTGTTCGTAACTATCATTTAGACGAAGCAGATGAACATTCTGTTTCCAATACACGTTGGACAGGTAAAAATACATTTGGATTGATGGAAGGTTATAAATCATTCTTAAATTCTTATGGAACAAAACTATTTCATTATCCCAAAACTTTAATTCGTAATTTAGTTGGATACCAAATCTATGCGATGATTAATCATAGAAATCTTTCAGAAATAAACAAAGAATTGAAGCATTTCAACATGTTGTCTATCTTGATTTATCCGTTGTCATTCGTTTATTATAAATTAAAGTAA
- a CDS encoding glycosyltransferase, which produces MSNQPKKIKVLFRLRSLEMGGVPRVVLDLLRNLPKDKFEFTLMLNLYQGELVKEIPADLKVIVVEKGKEQMSSNSFVQKMQLIWRRLKLEVYDRFPSILYALKVPEKYDIEVSPGYAEFDMVLNSPNKNSRKIGWFHTDVGYDKDQKRVLSRIEKMKHFDFMIFGSKQTRQVIDDLYQVKYPKSTVIYNVIKVDEVLKKAELFEHSYETTLPVFSSMGRLHHRKGYHTLMKVHKRLLEDGFHHKIAVIGGGNEMENLKNQQKELAVENSFLLLDSQTNPYPYIKASDYFILPTQSESYPLVIGEVMCMRKPIISTNVGGIAEMIEDGVDGVLIQYDEDEMYQAMKSFLTNPELVNKIIQGTSTASTKFDENEIYRQVTEVFEQQYQLKLANERG; this is translated from the coding sequence ATGTCAAATCAACCTAAGAAAATAAAAGTACTTTTTAGGCTTCGTTCGTTAGAAATGGGTGGAGTTCCGAGAGTAGTTTTAGATTTATTGCGCAACTTGCCGAAAGATAAATTCGAATTCACATTGATGCTTAATTTATATCAAGGTGAATTGGTCAAAGAAATTCCAGCAGATTTAAAAGTAATTGTTGTAGAAAAAGGAAAAGAACAGATGAGTTCTAATTCTTTTGTTCAAAAAATGCAACTGATTTGGCGCCGATTGAAATTAGAAGTTTATGATCGATTTCCTTCAATATTATATGCCTTAAAAGTTCCTGAAAAATATGACATCGAGGTTTCTCCAGGTTATGCAGAATTTGATATGGTATTGAATTCTCCCAATAAAAACTCGCGTAAAATAGGATGGTTTCATACAGATGTTGGTTACGATAAAGACCAAAAGCGTGTGTTGAGTAGAATTGAAAAAATGAAACATTTTGATTTTATGATTTTTGGTTCAAAACAAACACGACAAGTGATTGATGATTTGTATCAAGTAAAGTATCCAAAATCTACCGTAATTTATAATGTGATAAAAGTAGATGAGGTTCTTAAAAAAGCTGAACTATTCGAGCATTCTTATGAAACAACGTTACCTGTATTTTCTTCAATGGGGCGCTTGCATCACCGCAAAGGCTATCATACATTGATGAAAGTTCATAAACGATTATTAGAGGATGGGTTTCATCATAAAATTGCAGTTATTGGAGGTGGTAATGAAATGGAAAATTTGAAGAATCAACAAAAGGAATTAGCTGTTGAAAACTCGTTTTTATTATTGGATTCTCAGACCAACCCATATCCCTATATCAAAGCATCCGATTATTTTATATTACCTACACAATCAGAGTCTTATCCGTTGGTGATAGGAGAGGTGATGTGCATGCGTAAACCAATTATATCTACAAATGTTGGTGGAATAGCGGAGATGATTGAGGATGGAGTTGATGGAGTTTTGATTCAATATGATGAAGATGAAATGTATCAAGCAATGAAATCATTTTTGACTAACCCAGAGTTGGTGAATAAAATTATACAAGGCACATCTACTGCATCTACTAAATTTGATGAAAATGAAATTTATCGTCAAGTAACTGAGGTTTTTGAACAACAATATCAATTAAAATTAGCAAATGAACGAGGTTAA
- a CDS encoding Smr/MutS family protein produces MFKIGTKVKVIDDNISGTITKLKGDFVYFNDAFGFEYEYHQEEIIKAIEIDYDEYRDEEIKEFSKPKFKTFRKSHRHPYLTREVDLHIENLVDNWRDLNNAEIIQTQLDVARNEVERAMFESQVRLILIHGYGKGILKKEITELLYRYTNIEFYDASFKEYHGDAIEVKFI; encoded by the coding sequence ATGTTCAAGATTGGAACGAAAGTTAAAGTGATAGATGATAATATTTCAGGGACAATTACCAAGTTAAAAGGTGATTTTGTATACTTTAATGATGCGTTTGGTTTTGAGTATGAATATCATCAAGAAGAAATTATCAAAGCGATTGAAATTGATTATGATGAATACCGTGATGAGGAAATCAAAGAATTTTCGAAACCCAAATTCAAAACATTTCGCAAATCGCACCGTCATCCCTATTTAACACGAGAAGTTGATTTACATATCGAAAATTTGGTAGACAATTGGCGAGATTTAAACAATGCAGAAATCATACAAACACAATTGGATGTGGCACGAAATGAAGTAGAACGTGCAATGTTCGAAAGTCAAGTTCGGTTGATTTTGATTCATGGATACGGAAAAGGAATTCTAAAAAAAGAAATCACCGAATTATTGTATCGTTATACCAATATCGAATTCTATGACGCCTCATTTAAAGAATATCATGGCGACGCCATAGAAGTTAAATTTATTTAA